In the Bacillus sp. FJAT-42376 genome, GTTCTTCCTGCCTGATTATGAATCTTTTGAAAATTTTTACCGTGCACTGGGAGTTGGCGATGGGGATTGAGACCGCCGAAATTATAAAAGTCGGCATAGCCGACCTTCATGCTGCAGTCCCTCCAAAAAAGCTCCGGACATCCGGACTGGGTTCTTGTGTAGGTCTTGTCTTATATGACCAAGGCCTGAAAAATGCTGGAATGGCTCATATCATGCTTCCAACTTCCGATTTGGCCAGAAACGAAGACTTTAACAGGCATAAGTACGCGGATACGGCGTTTCATGATTTGCTGCAGAAGCTTGAGAAGATGGGGTCGCCGATCAACCGGCTGAAAGCGAAAATGGCGGGCGGCGCTCAGATGTTTGCTTTTAAAAGCCAAAATGAAATGATGCGAATCGGACCAAGGAATGTAGAGGCAATAAAAGACCTTCTAATGCGGTATTCCATCCCGCTCATTTCTTCTGATACCGGAGGGGCAAGCGGAAGAACCATTGAATTTGATCCAGAGACATCATTGCTGACAATCCGTACGGTAAATTCCGGAACGACTGCAATATAGGCGGCAAGATAAGGCACTTGCACTAGGGGGGAAAGGTTATGACTCAATTGACAGGCAAAGAGGAACAGCAGATTTGGAATAAGTGGGTGAGTAATAGA is a window encoding:
- a CDS encoding chemotaxis protein CheD produces the protein MGIETAEIIKVGIADLHAAVPPKKLRTSGLGSCVGLVLYDQGLKNAGMAHIMLPTSDLARNEDFNRHKYADTAFHDLLQKLEKMGSPINRLKAKMAGGAQMFAFKSQNEMMRIGPRNVEAIKDLLMRYSIPLISSDTGGASGRTIEFDPETSLLTIRTVNSGTTAI